One genomic region from Labeo rohita strain BAU-BD-2019 chromosome 7, IGBB_LRoh.1.0, whole genome shotgun sequence encodes:
- the dbx1a gene encoding homeobox protein DBX1-A, translated as MMIPSVIAPPAIYSAFMRPAASLHSPFPAHPSFLVEDLLRINRPGGYLNQDAHSPCASPPTSTPLSIPDNSRLLDRVSPSITEKRGSCSPKTPVSSKDPTYLKFGVSAILAPSPKKATSPPSVHGMHPKGFSLPYFDGSFCPFVRSSYFPAPSSVVPIPGTFSWPLAARGKPRRGMLRRAVFSDVQRKALEKMFQKQKYISKPDRKKLAAKLGLKDSQVKIWFQNRRMKWRNSKERELLSSGGCREQTLPTKTNPHPDLSDVGKKSSEDEEDEDDACTTSHFCLSPTRELSNSTDSSISFKHSDFSESEDEITVS; from the exons ATGATGATCCCTAGTGTTATTGCACCACCTGCAATATATTCAGCATTCATGCGTCCTGCAGCATCGCTGCATTCACCTTTCCCGGCTCACCCGAGCTTCCTGGTGGAGGATCTCCTGCGCATCAACAGACCCGGCGGTTACCTGAACCAAGACGCGCACTCGCCATGCGCCTCTCCTCCTACTTCAACACCTCTTTCCATCCCGGATAACTCCAGGCTATTAGATAGAGTCAGCCCCAGTATCACGGAGAAACGTGGATCTTGCTCTCCAAAAACGCCAGTGTCTAGCAAGGATCCAACCTACCTCAAGTTTGGGGTGAGTGCCATTTTGGCACCGTCACCAAAGAAAG CCACATCTCCACCGTCCGTTCACGGCATGCATCCCAAAGGATTCTCCTTGCCTTATTTTGATGGTTCATTCTGCCCTTTCGTCCGTTCCTCATACTTCCCTG CTCCTTCATCGGTTGTACCCATTCCTGGAACTTTTTCCTGGCCTCTTGCTGCGAGAGGGAAGCCCAGAAGAGGGATGCTACGCCGGGCAGTGTTTTCTGATGTGCAGCGCAAAGCTCTGGAGAAAATGTTccaaaagcaaaaatatatcAGCAAGCCAGACAGGAAAAAGCTCGCAGCGAAACTCGGACTAAAAGATTCACAG GTCAAAATCTGGTTCCAGAATCGGAGAATGAAATGGAGAAACTCCAAGGAAAGGGAGCTGCTTTCCTCCGGCGGTTGCCGAGAACAAACCCTGCCGACCAAAACAAATCCTCACCCCGATCTCAGCGACGTGGGTAAAAAGTCTTCTGAGGATGAGGAAGATGAAGACGACGCTTGCACCACATCACATTTCTGTCTCTCACCGACACGCGAACTTTCAAACAGCACTGATTCCAGCATTTCATTCAAACACTCGGACTTTTCTGAATCAGAGGATGAAATAACAGTTTCATAA